The DNA region GCATACGCACTATTGGAATCTGGGAAGCCAGCAGCCCGGATATCATGCTGCCAAGCCGTGCACCCTTCGGAATCCGGAACGTCGCTGCCGGAGTCTTCACCACTGTAACCCCAGAGCATTCCGTTGGCCTAGAGGTGGGTAGCGAGACGTTTCCGCAAGAATTCACAACCCGTGAGGGCGCACTATACCGTCAGCGGCCAACACTCCTCTGGGGAGGCCTATCGTACGAATGGTCCCCCGAGGTCTCCCCTACTCCTTTCATGCGCATGACCCTTGGGGGTACAGTCGTCGGTCCATTAGCTAAGATGTGGCTGGGCTTGAAGGTGCCTCTCGGCGCGAGCACCCAGGCTGCAATCGGGCTTGAGGGGACGGCTCTCTTCTACCGCCTCGATAACCGGTGGTTTGTCACCCGGAAAATTGGGCTGAGCTATGGCATGGCGCTGGGCCGTTAAGCTGATCTCCCTTGGCTATGCCGTATGGACTGGGGGGTGCGTTTCCCCAGAGGAGCTCCCTACGGAACGGGAAGTCCTTCCTCCGAAAGTCCTGCTAGTACTTGAGGAGTCTAGCATCCGCTGTGAGGTCCAGCACCGCAGCGACACGTTCACATGGACGTCGTATGCGGTGAATCTGGGAGAGGCCTCCATAGACACAAGCCGGGGGAGCGAGAGCCTCTACCTTGCCGCTCTGCTCTGGTCTGTGGGCTCACCCGCGGACTGGCCCGCAGGGATAGATTCCATTGAACTCCGCATCTCCGGACTCCGGAGTGGCTTCTTAGCTGATGACCTGAGCTCTATCCAGTCTCTCCGGCTCATCTCCTGGGAACGGAAGCGCCGAGCCGTGGTACGACGAGTCTTAAGCTGGCAGCAGGGCCGACCGGTACCGAAGCACCTGCGGCTCCGATACCAATTGATACGTGCGCTGGGTCCTTCCCCCCGCTGGATTCTTACCTTCTCCTTCCTGGTCACGCCACCCCATCCCGACGAAGGCCCGAAGGACGATGCACCTATCTTGCGACTCCATGTCATGCTATCGCTGAAACCCCGGTAGCCCCGAGGAAGGTGATGAAACTGTATTTTTGCGGCGGAGTGGTCGCTTAGCTCAGTTGGTCCAGAGCGTCCGTTTCACACGCGGAAGGTCGGTGGTTCGAATCCACCAGCGACCACAGAGCGATGGGAGGTCGCGGAGACCTCAAAGAAGCCAACGTTCCCACCGTAGAAAGCCCCCACACCAATCCCTTGCCCTCCCTCCCGTCGCTCATGTTTGCGCAATAGCGCTACAGAATCGTTCGTCCCCTGGCTCCGCATCGGGTTGGACAGGGAAACGCTACGGATGGAGCAGCGCCGCGTCATCCTCAGCGGAATTCAGCCCTCCGGACGCTTGACGATTGGGCATTACGCTGGTGCTCTCCGAAACTGGGTAGCGCTGCAGCGGGATTACGAGTGCTTCTTCATGGTTGCTGATCTCCACGCCATCACGGTGCGACAAGACCCTGCTGAGCTTCGACAACGCACCCTTGAAACCGCTGCTCTCTTCCTCGCCTGTGGCATCGATCCACAGCAGAGTGTACTCTTCGTGCAGTCGCATGTCCCTGAGCACACCCAGCTTACTTGGGTGCTAGCATGCCTAACAGGCATGGGAGAGTGTAGCCGCATGACTCAGTTCAAAGAGAAGTCTGCTCAGCACCGACACAACGTCAACGTAGGGCTTTTCGCTTACCCTATCCTAATGGCAGCCGACATCCTGCTCTACCAAGCGGATCTCGTGCCAGTCGGGGCTGACCAGAAACAGCACTTGGAGCTTGCTCGGAACCTTGCGGAACGGTTCAACTACCACTATGGCGAAACGTTCCGAATCCCCGAGCCATACATCCCACCGGTAGGGGCAAAGATCATGAGCTTGCAGGAGCCGACGAAGAAGATGTCCAAATCTGACCCCAACGAAAGCGCCGTGCTCTTCCTTACGGATACCCCCGACGACATCCGCCGCAAGATTCGGCGGGCTATCACAGACTCTGGCCGCGAAATCCGCTACGACGAAAAGAACCGTCCAGGCATCAGCAACTTGATCGTGCTCTACCACGTTGCCACGGGCAAGTCCATCCCAGACATTGAGCAGGAGTTCGAGGGTGCGGGGTATGCTGACCTGAAGGCTGCTGTAGCAGAGGCCCTCATTGAGTTCCTGCGCCCCATCCGGGAGGAGTATGAGCGGCTCATGGCGGCCCCAGATTTCCTCTTCTCTGTTCTACTGCAAGGAGCTGAGAAGGCACGTTCCCGCGCGCAGCAGACGTTGCGGAGGGTGTACGAGCGAGTTGGCTTCCTCCTCACCCCTGTGGAAGCAGTGACCTCCGTCCACAATCACCTCGAATGATGGGCTCCTGCGAGGCGCTTGGAGGCTCTCCTCTACCAGCCCCGTGGCCCGTACTCTCAACCGACGTCTCCCTTCCTGCGGCCCAAAGATTTAGCTGGGCTGATAGTTATCACGGAGCAAACCTACTCCAACTTCTGCAGGGCAGCGCTGACTTCGCCGCTTCTCGCTGCAGCGAGAGGTCGCCCGTCGGCAAGTTAACCAACTGCCTTCTCGGTCCTCGACAGGCCTTACTCCTCATGGGCGGGGTGCGAAACCTTCATGCTCGTGGGAGCCCACAGGTCCCCGCACTGTAGCCCCCTACTGTACCTCTGATGGACAGCGTACAGTTCTGGACTATCTGCGCGGCCAATGGAATTACGCTAGAGCCAGAGCAGCTGAGGGCGCTCGAGCGCTACGCCAACGAACTGCGCTACTGGAATGCCCGCGTCAACTTGATTTCACGCAAAGACATCGAGCACCTCTACGAACATCACTTCCTCCACTCGCTGGCGGCTCTCAAGTACGTCTCACTGCCTGAACGCGCCTGGTGCGTAGATGTCGGCACCGGCGCAGGACTCCCAGGAATCCCTATCGCGATCGCTCGTCCCGACCTCCACATGCTGCTAGTGGAGGCCGTTGCAAAAAAAGCCCGTCTCGCTGCCCTCTTTGCACGCCACACAGGACTCCCCCACCTTCAGGTTAAGCGGGTCCGGATCGAAGAGCTCAGCGACGACCCAGCCTACCAGCACTCCTTTGACGCTGCCTTTGCCCGAGCTGTTGCCCCGCTAGCAACCCTCGCCAAATGGACGCTCCCGCTCCTCAAGCCCAAAGGACAACTCGTTGCTTACAAAGGTGGCGACATTAGCTCAGAGATTGAGACGGTTCGACGCTCCTTCCCCGAGCTATCCGTCACCGTCCACGACATCCAGCTCCACGGTGCTCCCTGGTTCAAAGAGCAGCAGAAACGCATCGTCGTCTGTTGCAGAATCTCGTAGATCCATGTAGTACCGATCCCTCCCTGTGCTCTTCCTCCTTGCTGCCCCGATATCGGCGCAGTCCCCGGTTGTCCATTCTCCAGAGGTCTACGCCCTTGTACGCCTAAAGGCTCCTCCCTCTATCCTGTTCCCGCTGCTATGGGACCTCGGCGCAGACGAGCACTCTCTGCGATGGACTGCTCAAGGAATCGAGGCAATCCTCCCATCGTGGAGCATTCAGGAGCTACGCCACCGAGGTATCCCAGCGGAAGCCATCATCCCCGACTTGGAGGCCTACTACGAAGACCGACTCCTCTCTTCACCCCCTGCAGAACGCTCCGACACCGATCCTGTCCACTTCTGACTGGGGAGCATGGGGGGCTTCTACCGGCTGGAGGAGATATGGGAAGAATTCGCGCGCATGCGTGAGTTCTTCCCCCCAAGCCGTCACCAGACCCGATACGTTGGGCTTTTCCATAGAGGGGCGTCCAATCTTAGGGTATCGCTTCTCGTTGGGGACCGCGATCGACACTCTACCAGCAGTGCTCTACACTGCACTTCACCATGCCCGCGAGCCTGGGAGTGTGACGACATTGGTCTTCTTCCTCTGGTGGCTGCTAGAATCGGCCCGAGCCGGTGTCCCAGAAGCACTCTACCTGCTGCGACACCGCTTGCTATATGTTGTGCCTGTTGTCAATCCTGACGGCTATGCCTACAACCAGCTCCGCTCCCCAAACGGCGGGGGAATGTGGCGGAAGAACCGCCGACCTAACGAAGACGGCAGCTTTGGGGTAGACCTCAACCGCAACTATGGCCCACATGCCTTCTGGAATGCCCCCAACGGAGGATCGTCTACCATCCCACGATCGGACACCTACCGAGGGACTGCCCCCTTCTCTGAGCCCGAAACCCAAGCTATCAAGTCACTGTGGCAGCGCTATCGGTTCCGTATTGCGCTGAACTACCACACGTACGGGAATCTCCTCATCTACCCGCACTCGGCTTTGGACCGCGAAACCCCAGACTCGTTGCTCTACCGACTCCTCTGTGCGGAAGCCACTCGGAGCAGCCTCTACTCCCTCGGGCGAGACATCCAAACAGTCGGCTACGCTGCTCGTGGTGTGTCCGACGACTGGATGTACGATACCTCCGAAGGCAAGGCACGGACCATCGCCATGACACCTGAGGTCGGCACCCTCTTCGACGGTTTTTGGCCACCACCCGAACGTATCCTCTCACAAGCGCGCGAGAACCTCTGGCTCAACCTCCAAGCAGCATGGAGTGCTGGGGCTAATGTGCGACCTATAGCGTCTTGGATCTCTTGGGACACCATTCCGAAACTCGTGGTCCAGTACTGCAACATCGGTACCCAGCCCTCACCCCCGACCCCCGTTTCCTTGCGAATAACAAACTCAGAGCCAAACGTTGCGCTTAGAGACTCGCTCCAACTCGTTACGCCCTTGCGCCCAGCAGAGTGCCAGCGTCTCCAGTGGGAGCTTCCCTTCCCCGCTTGGCGCAATGGAGATAGCCTTGCCGTGGAACTGCTCGCAGTCCAAGATGGCATCCCACGCCGCGACACGCTGCGATTCCAATGGGGAAGGCCCACCGTTATCGAGCTGTTCACCACGGCTCAGGACTCCAGCCGGTGGGCCCTGAAGGGATGGCACGTTGCGTGGGACTCGTCGTTTGGTGGCTGGGCGCTCCACAGTCGACTAGGGGCCTCCTACCCTGACTCTGCGTCACTCTACGCTACTCTCCGCACCCCCATCACGCTTCCT from Candidatus Kapaibacterium sp. includes:
- the trpS gene encoding tryptophan--tRNA ligase, with translation MEQRRVILSGIQPSGRLTIGHYAGALRNWVALQRDYECFFMVADLHAITVRQDPAELRQRTLETAALFLACGIDPQQSVLFVQSHVPEHTQLTWVLACLTGMGECSRMTQFKEKSAQHRHNVNVGLFAYPILMAADILLYQADLVPVGADQKQHLELARNLAERFNYHYGETFRIPEPYIPPVGAKIMSLQEPTKKMSKSDPNESAVLFLTDTPDDIRRKIRRAITDSGREIRYDEKNRPGISNLIVLYHVATGKSIPDIEQEFEGAGYADLKAAVAEALIEFLRPIREEYERLMAAPDFLFSVLLQGAEKARSRAQQTLRRVYERVGFLLTPVEAVTSVHNHLE
- the rsmG gene encoding 16S rRNA (guanine(527)-N(7))-methyltransferase RsmG; protein product: MDSVQFWTICAANGITLEPEQLRALERYANELRYWNARVNLISRKDIEHLYEHHFLHSLAALKYVSLPERAWCVDVGTGAGLPGIPIAIARPDLHMLLVEAVAKKARLAALFARHTGLPHLQVKRVRIEELSDDPAYQHSFDAAFARAVAPLATLAKWTLPLLKPKGQLVAYKGGDISSEIETVRRSFPELSVTVHDIQLHGAPWFKEQQKRIVVCCRIS
- a CDS encoding M14 family zinc carboxypeptidase, which translates into the protein MSSSPQAVTRPDTLGFSIEGRPILGYRFSLGTAIDTLPAVLYTALHHAREPGSVTTLVFFLWWLLESARAGVPEALYLLRHRLLYVVPVVNPDGYAYNQLRSPNGGGMWRKNRRPNEDGSFGVDLNRNYGPHAFWNAPNGGSSTIPRSDTYRGTAPFSEPETQAIKSLWQRYRFRIALNYHTYGNLLIYPHSALDRETPDSLLYRLLCAEATRSSLYSLGRDIQTVGYAARGVSDDWMYDTSEGKARTIAMTPEVGTLFDGFWPPPERILSQARENLWLNLQAAWSAGANVRPIASWISWDTIPKLVVQYCNIGTQPSPPTPVSLRITNSEPNVALRDSLQLVTPLRPAECQRLQWELPFPAWRNGDSLAVELLAVQDGIPRRDTLRFQWGRPTVIELFTTAQDSSRWALKGWHVAWDSSFGGWALHSRLGASYPDSASLYATLRTPITLPPQSSAVLELWARWSIESNYDVAVVEVSTDGGHTWTQLRADRMRAGTNVPGSRQQGIRWGWDGNFPLWFPQRCDLTPFAGRTLLLRFGMLSDPALRFTGLSVGSIRLLVFHDSVQAMPPEPMRAWFFPALLRPGERLYCHLPPLGPSASVELFTSTGAKVGSYPIFVSSDGVGALLLPSSLAPGVYVLRLQQRERCWFARCVVLP